Within bacterium, the genomic segment GCTGCTGCTCGAGCACCGCATCGGCGACCACCAGCGTCGCCTGCAGGAGAGCACCGAGTCGGTGGCCGACATCTGCCGCCGCCGCGAGACCGCGCACGCGGAGCTGCACGACCTCGCGGACCGCAAGCAGGGCCTGACGGCGCGCTCCGCGGACCTCACCGCCGATCTCGCGCGCCTGCAGGAGGACCTGCAGCTCATCGAGTCGCGCTACGACGCCGACCGCGGCGCCCTGGAGAAGGCGTCCCAGCTGAACCTGGAGTTCATCGAGACGGACAACCGCCGCAAGTCCGAGCTGCGGGAGCTGGAGATCCGGCGCGAGAACCGCCACGAGCGCCTGCGGGTCCTCGAGCAGGAGACCGCGCAGCAGCAGGAGGCGCGGCGCCGCGAGGAGGCCCGGCTGCAGGAGGCCGCCGCCCGCCAGACCGAGCTGGCTGAGGCCCGCCGCGGGCTCCTCGGCGAGCTGTCCGATGCCGAGCGCAGGCTCCAGGAGTCCCAGGCCGAGCGCGCCCGCCTGCGCGACGAGGTCTCGCTGCGCGAGGCGCGCAGCGAGTCGCTCCGCTCGCGCCACGAGCTGCTCAAGCGCATCACCGAGAGCCTGCACGGCTACGGCGGCGCCGCCCGCGAGGTGTTGCAGACGCGGCGCGGGGATCCCGGGATCCTCGGCAGCCTCGCCGAGCAGCTGACCGTCGACGAGGGCTGGACCGCGGCCTTCGAGACCCTGCTCGGCGACGTCCTGGATTCGGTCGTGGTGAGCGACGACGGCAAGGCGCTCGACCTGGTGCGCCTGGTGCGCGAGGCGGAGAAGGGCCGCGCCAGCTTCCTGGTGGCCGACGCCCGCCCGGGCGTCGCCGGCCCGCCGCCGCCGCCGTCGGGACGCCCCGCGACCGACCTGGTGCGCGGCGACGGCGCGGCCACGCCCCACCTGCGGCGGCTGCTGTCGCGGGTCTGGGCCTTCGAGACGGACGAGGCCGCGCTCGACGCGGCGGCCCGCCACGGCGCCGGCGACCCCGTCGCCTGCCTGTCCCGCACCGGCCTGCTGATCACCAGCGACGGCCTGGTGCGCGGCGGTCGCGGCAAGAGCGAAGAGGTGAGCCTGCTCGGCCGCGGCGAGAAGCTGGAGCGGCTGCAGGAGGACCTCGCCCGGCTCGCGCAGGAGATCGCGGAGCACACCGCGCGCGTCGCGGACGCCGTGCAGGCCGAGCAGACGGAGCGGGCCCGGATCCAGGCGGGACGCGGGCGGATGGAAGATCTGGACCGGCGCCTCGGGCGCGTCCACGTCGACGAGGCGGAGGCGCGCTCGCGCATCGACGGCGCGCAGCAGCGCCTGGCCGCCATCGCCCGTGACGCCGAACTCGCCCAGGACGGCCTGCGCGAGCTGGCGCACCAGGAGGCCGGCCTGCGCGGCAACCTGGACGAGAGCGGGCGCCTGCGCAGCGACAGCGGTGTGCGCGTCGACGAGCTGCGGTCGGCCGTGAAGCAGAGCGAGCAGGCGCGCGAGGCGGCGCGGGCCGAGGCCGGCGAGAAGAAGCTGCTGCAGTCGCGCCACCAGGGCGAGCTGCGCGAGCTGGAGGCGGCGCTGGCCCACCGCCGCGAGTCGGTGGCCGAGATGACGTCGGCCGAGGAGCGCCTGCGCCAGGAAATCGTCTCGCTGCGCGAGGAGCTGGCCGGGATGGAGGAGGAGATCGTCAGCCGCCGCGCCCAGCTGGAGGCCGGGCTCGACGAGCGCGAGCGCCGCCGCCTGCTGGTCCAGGCCAGCGCCGAGGCGATCTCGGGCCTGCACCAGGAGACCGCCGCCTGGCACGACCGCGTGCGGGCGATCGAGTCCCAGCGCACCGCCTGCCGCGACGAGTCCCACGGGCTGGAGACCGAGCAGGCCACGATGGAGGTCCGCCGCGCCAACCTCGTCGAGCGGATCGAGGAGCAGTACAAGGGCCGCTTCCGCGAACTGGTGCGCGCGGTCGACCCCGAGGCCCTGCCGCCGGAGCTGGAGCGCGACGGCGACGTCTTCCAGGAGGAGCAGGCGCGGGCCCTGCTGGAGGACTCGCGCGCGAAGCTCGAGGAGCTCGGCGCGGTCAACCACCTGGCCGTCGAGGAGTACGAGCAGAAGCGCGAGCGGCTGACCTTCCTCGAGGAGCAGGTCGCCGACGTGGAGGCCGCCCGCAAGGACCTCGCGCAGACCATCGACAAGATCAACCGCACGGCGCGCAAGCTCTTCCAGGAGACGTTCGAGGAGATCCGCCGCAACTACGTGGCCGTGTTCCAGACCCTGTTCGAGGGCGGGCGCGCCGATCTCGAGCTGGAGCAGACGGACGACCCCCTGGAGTCGAACATCAACATCGTGGCCCAGCCGCGCGGCAAGCGCGTCGACCACATCCGGCTGCTGTCGGGCGGCGAGCGCTGCCTGACCGCGCTGTCGCTGCTGTTCGCGGTCTACCTGGTGAAGCCGTCGCCCTTCTGCCTGCTGGACGAGGCCGACGCGCCGCTGGACGACGCGAACGTGCAGCGCTTCGTGCGCCTGCTGCGCGAGTTCTCCGCCAAGACCCAGTTCCTGGTCGTCACCCACAACAAGCTGACGATGGAGACCGCCAACCACCTCTACGGCGTGACGATGATGGAGGAAGGCGTCAGCAGCCTGGTCTCGGTCAGCTTCCGCGACGTCGCCGAGGCCGGCAGCGACGCCGACCTGGGCCAGGCGATCGCGGCGCGGCGCCGGCAGATCGACGAGTCCGCCGAGGAGCGCGCGGTGCTGGCGACGCCGCCCGGCACCGACGTCTCCGCGAGCCGGTTCGTGCTCGACGCCGATGATGCCGACGACGAGGCCGACGACATCGACGACGTCGCCGACGACGCCGCCGACGACGACGAGGACCTCGACGCCGCCGACGAAGCCGGAACCACTGCCGGCGCGACTTCGCCGCTCGCCATGGAGGCGGAGTAGATGTTCGGCGCCATCGATCGCCTGCGGCAGGGGCTGCGCAAGACCCGCGACAGT encodes:
- the smc gene encoding chromosome segregation protein SMC produces the protein MKLKRVELQGFKSFVDRTVLEFDQGITAILGPNGCGKSNIVDAIRWVLGEQSAKQLRGTVMEDIIFKGTARRKPVGLCEVALTFTNDNRAMRIEYDEVTIKRRVTRDGFSQYYLNDAPVRLKDLRDLFFDTGVNNTAYSVIEQEKIGRILNENSQEVRLLVEEGAGIVRYKARRKEAQRKLDQTEQDLLRLRDISEEIGREVRSLQRQVGKARRYQRLYAQSRALDLLLAGRAVRRMDQRELELRERRQELAVLAESDSGELAELRARIEATRPAVDEREAERHGLEESLQAFEEQLRAVEQKSLLLEHRIGDHQRRLQESTESVADICRRRETAHAELHDLADRKQGLTARSADLTADLARLQEDLQLIESRYDADRGALEKASQLNLEFIETDNRRKSELRELEIRRENRHERLRVLEQETAQQQEARRREEARLQEAAARQTELAEARRGLLGELSDAERRLQESQAERARLRDEVSLREARSESLRSRHELLKRITESLHGYGGAAREVLQTRRGDPGILGSLAEQLTVDEGWTAAFETLLGDVLDSVVVSDDGKALDLVRLVREAEKGRASFLVADARPGVAGPPPPPSGRPATDLVRGDGAATPHLRRLLSRVWAFETDEAALDAAARHGAGDPVACLSRTGLLITSDGLVRGGRGKSEEVSLLGRGEKLERLQEDLARLAQEIAEHTARVADAVQAEQTERARIQAGRGRMEDLDRRLGRVHVDEAEARSRIDGAQQRLAAIARDAELAQDGLRELAHQEAGLRGNLDESGRLRSDSGVRVDELRSAVKQSEQAREAARAEAGEKKLLQSRHQGELRELEAALAHRRESVAEMTSAEERLRQEIVSLREELAGMEEEIVSRRAQLEAGLDERERRRLLVQASAEAISGLHQETAAWHDRVRAIESQRTACRDESHGLETEQATMEVRRANLVERIEEQYKGRFRELVRAVDPEALPPELERDGDVFQEEQARALLEDSRAKLEELGAVNHLAVEEYEQKRERLTFLEEQVADVEAARKDLAQTIDKINRTARKLFQETFEEIRRNYVAVFQTLFEGGRADLELEQTDDPLESNINIVAQPRGKRVDHIRLLSGGERCLTALSLLFAVYLVKPSPFCLLDEADAPLDDANVQRFVRLLREFSAKTQFLVVTHNKLTMETANHLYGVTMMEEGVSSLVSVSFRDVAEAGSDADLGQAIAARRRQIDESAEERAVLATPPGTDVSASRFVLDADDADDEADDIDDVADDAADDDEDLDAADEAGTTAGATSPLAMEAE